A window of Labrys wisconsinensis genomic DNA:
GGCGCTCGCCCGGCGCTTCCAGCCGGTCTTCGTCTCCGAGCCCTCGGTCGAGGACACGGTGTCGATCCTGCGCGGCCTCAAGGAGAAATACGAGCTGCATCACGGCGTCAGGATCGCCGATTCCGCGCTGGTGGCCGCGGCGACCCTGTCGAACCGCTACATCACCGACCGCTTCCTGCCCGACAAGGCCATCGACCTCGTCGACGAGGCGGCGGCGCGGCTGAAGATGCAGGTCGATTCCAAGCCGGAGGAGCTGGATTCGCTCGATCGCGAGATCGTCCGGCTCAAGATCGAGCAGGAAGCCCTCAAGAAGGAGAGCGACGCCGGCTCCAGGAGCCGCCTGCAGGCGCTGGAGAAGGAGCTGGCCGGGCTGGAGAAGACATCGGCCGACATGACCTCGACATGGCAGGCGGAGAAGAGCAAGCTCTCCGACGCGCAGAAGATGAAGAGCGAGCTCGAGCAGCTGCGCACCGAGCTCGCCAACGCCCAGCGCCGGGGCGAATTCCAGCGGGCCGGCGAGCTGGCCTATGGCCGCATTCCAGAGCTGGAGAAGAAGCTCGCCGCGGTCGAGGCCAGCGGGAATTCCTCGATCGGCGAGACGGTGACCGCCGACAACATCGCGCAAGTCGTGTCACGCTGGACCGGTGTGCCAGTCGACCGCATGCTGGAGGGCGAGAAGGAGAAGCTGCTCCACATGGAGGAGGCGCTCGGCAAGCGCGTCGTCGGCCAGGCGCAGGCGGTGCGCGCGGTGTCGACGGCCGTGCGGCGCGCCCGCGCCGGGCTGCAGGATCCCCACCGGCCGATGGGCTCCTTCATGTTCCTCGGCCCGACCGGCGTCGGCAAGACCGAGCTCGCCAAGGCCCTGGCGGCCTTCCTGTTCGACAACGAGGCCGCCATGGTGCGCATCGACATGTCGGAGTTCATGGAAAAGCATTCGGTGGCGCGGCTGATCGGCGCGCCGCCCGGC
This region includes:
- a CDS encoding AAA family ATPase, producing the protein ALARRFQPVFVSEPSVEDTVSILRGLKEKYELHHGVRIADSALVAAATLSNRYITDRFLPDKAIDLVDEAAARLKMQVDSKPEELDSLDREIVRLKIEQEALKKESDAGSRSRLQALEKELAGLEKTSADMTSTWQAEKSKLSDAQKMKSELEQLRTELANAQRRGEFQRAGELAYGRIPELEKKLAAVEASGNSSIGETVTADNIAQVVSRWTGVPVDRMLEGEKEKLLHMEEALGKRVVGQAQAVRAVSTAVRRARAGLQDPHRPMGSFMFLGPTGVGKTELAKALAAFLFDNEAAMVRIDMSEFMEKHSVARLIGAPPGYVGYDEGGALTEAVRRRPYQVVLFDEIEKAHPDVFNVLLQVLDDGRLTDGQGRTVDFRNTLIIMTSNIGAEYLVNQPEGEKTSAVRDKVMAMVRAHFRPEFLNRIDAIILFHRLQKSEMGQIVEIQFERLRKLLDDRKIELSLDAKGRTWLADKGWDPAYGARPLKRVIQRYVQDPLAEMLLAGDVRDGSAMKISAGKEGLTFNGKTPAAVEEDELDPV